Proteins encoded by one window of Pyrinomonadaceae bacterium:
- the betB gene encoding betaine-aldehyde dehydrogenase, translating into MSTPQPAQNEPRRQQLFIDGQFVDSESGKTFTSPNPATGETFAEVAEADKADVDKAVAAARKAYEGKWSKMSARDRGRLLYKLSQLIERDTAQLAELETRDNGKPIKESTYIDLPGVVENFEYFAGWATKIEGETIPVPGQMFNYTLREPLGVCGQIIPWNFPLLMAAWKLAPALAAGNTVVLKPAEQTPVTALELAKLIQEAGFPEGVVNIVTGYGETAGAALASHPGIDKIAFTGSTEVGKIIARAAAENLTKVSLELGGKAPNVIFADADLDQAVNGAMMGIFFNQGQVCCAGSRIFVEEKAKDEFLSRFKEKAERVKVGDPMDKATGMGPQVSADQLSRIKGYVDIAREEGATVFSGGGSPELAEEFKNGYFFQPTIFSEVDNKMRVAQEEIFGPVSSVITFKDDDELIQKANDTIYGLSAGIWTQNITRAHRFAKAIKAGVVWINTYNMMNAASPFGGYKQSGYGREMGKGALDLYTQVKSVWVDLSGKPIGWFGK; encoded by the coding sequence ATGTCAACACCACAACCAGCGCAGAATGAACCACGGCGTCAACAGCTTTTCATTGACGGTCAATTTGTCGATTCCGAATCAGGGAAGACTTTCACGTCTCCGAATCCGGCGACGGGCGAGACGTTCGCCGAGGTTGCCGAAGCCGACAAAGCCGATGTCGATAAAGCCGTCGCCGCCGCGCGCAAGGCTTACGAAGGCAAATGGTCAAAGATGAGCGCGCGCGATCGCGGGCGGCTGCTTTATAAACTTTCGCAGTTGATCGAACGCGACACGGCGCAGCTCGCGGAACTGGAAACGCGCGACAACGGGAAGCCCATCAAGGAATCGACCTACATTGATTTGCCGGGCGTAGTCGAAAACTTTGAATACTTCGCTGGCTGGGCCACGAAGATTGAAGGCGAGACGATCCCTGTGCCCGGGCAGATGTTTAATTACACGCTGCGCGAGCCTCTCGGCGTGTGCGGCCAAATCATTCCGTGGAATTTTCCTCTGTTGATGGCGGCGTGGAAACTCGCGCCGGCATTAGCGGCGGGCAACACGGTGGTGTTGAAGCCGGCGGAGCAGACACCGGTGACCGCGCTCGAACTTGCGAAGCTGATTCAGGAAGCAGGCTTTCCCGAAGGCGTCGTCAACATCGTGACCGGTTACGGAGAGACGGCCGGCGCGGCGCTGGCTTCGCATCCGGGGATCGACAAAATCGCTTTCACCGGCTCGACGGAAGTCGGGAAAATAATTGCGCGAGCGGCAGCGGAAAACCTCACGAAGGTCTCGCTCGAACTCGGCGGCAAGGCGCCAAACGTCATTTTTGCTGACGCCGATCTCGACCAGGCGGTGAACGGCGCGATGATGGGAATCTTTTTCAATCAGGGCCAGGTGTGTTGCGCCGGCTCGCGCATCTTCGTCGAAGAAAAAGCGAAAGATGAATTTCTCAGCCGCTTCAAAGAGAAAGCCGAGAGAGTGAAAGTCGGCGATCCGATGGACAAAGCGACGGGGATGGGGCCGCAGGTTTCGGCAGATCAGTTAAGTCGGATCAAAGGTTACGTGGACATCGCGCGCGAGGAAGGCGCGACAGTGTTTAGCGGGGGCGGATCGCCGGAACTGGCCGAAGAGTTTAAGAACGGCTACTTCTTTCAACCCACAATCTTCAGCGAAGTCGATAATAAGATGCGCGTCGCGCAGGAAGAAATTTTCGGTCCGGTCTCAAGCGTCATCACTTTCAAAGATGACGACGAGCTGATTCAGAAAGCGAACGACACGATCTACGGGTTGTCGGCCGGAATCTGGACGCAGAACATTACGCGCGCGCATCGCTTCGCCAAAGCGATTAAGGCCGGTGTCGTCTGGATCAATACCTACAACATGATGAACGCTGCGTCACCGTTTGGCGGCTACAAGCAATCAGGCTATGGGCGCGAGATGGGCAAGGGCGCGCTGGATCTCTACACGCAGGTGAAGAGTGTCTGGGTTGATCTGTCAGGTAAGCCGATTGGTTGGTTTGGGAAGTAG